The following coding sequences lie in one Pontibacter sp. G13 genomic window:
- a CDS encoding response regulator, translated as MPKILLIEDNPDMRENTAEILSLADYEVLVAENGKVGVSLAKTHEPDLIVCDVMMPELDGYGVLRMLSKLPSTSNTPFIFLTAKAESVDFRKGMSMGADDYITKPFDDVELLDAIELRLKKHQKIHSELEALQSEPEEFILKAKGIEDLKNLSDARQSRVYKAREVIYHEGSYPFGLLFIKSGKVRTYKTNEDAKEYVTGLLKAGDYLGYLPLLRDTPYEDSAMALEDTELMLIPKDDFFSLLFNNRNVASTFIRMLSDSLSEKEEELLHLAYDSVRKRVADALLHLRDRFLEDPQETFKMAVTREHLASLVGTSKECVTRVLSEFKEEGLVETHISEIRILKPEGLSAVRN; from the coding sequence ATGCCGAAAATACTCCTGATCGAAGATAACCCAGACATGCGAGAGAATACCGCTGAGATCCTCTCCTTGGCTGACTATGAGGTGCTGGTCGCCGAAAACGGCAAGGTCGGCGTTTCGCTTGCAAAGACTCACGAACCAGATCTGATCGTTTGTGATGTCATGATGCCAGAATTGGATGGATATGGCGTCTTGCGGATGCTGAGCAAACTCCCAAGTACGTCCAATACGCCGTTTATCTTTCTGACAGCAAAAGCAGAATCCGTCGATTTCCGGAAGGGTATGTCCATGGGCGCGGATGATTACATCACCAAACCCTTTGATGATGTAGAGTTGTTGGACGCCATCGAATTGAGGCTCAAGAAGCACCAGAAGATTCACTCTGAGCTAGAAGCACTCCAATCTGAGCCCGAGGAATTTATCCTGAAGGCCAAAGGAATTGAGGATCTGAAAAACCTCTCTGATGCACGGCAATCTAGAGTGTACAAGGCACGTGAAGTCATCTATCACGAGGGAAGCTATCCATTCGGACTCCTATTCATCAAATCTGGCAAAGTCAGAACCTACAAGACCAATGAGGACGCCAAGGAGTATGTCACAGGTCTTTTGAAAGCAGGAGATTATTTGGGATATCTGCCATTGCTGCGAGATACTCCTTATGAGGATTCTGCGATGGCATTGGAGGACACAGAGTTGATGCTGATCCCCAAGGATGACTTTTTCTCTCTGCTGTTCAACAATCGTAATGTGGCTTCCACTTTTATCCGCATGCTATCCGATTCCCTGAGCGAAAAGGAAGAGGAGTTGCTTCACCTCGCCTATGATTCCGTTCGTAAGCGCGTAGCAGATGCCCTCCTGCATCTTCGAGACCGATTCCTAGAAGATCCTCAGGAGACCTTCAAAATGGCCGTTACACGAGAGCATTTGGCCTCTTTGGTGGGAACGTCCAAGGAATGTGTTACCCGTGTATTGTCTGAGTTCAAGGAAGAAGGCTTGGTGGAAACCCATATCAGCGAGATCCGAATCCTGAAACCTGAAGGACTCTCTGCGGTGAGAAACTAG
- a CDS encoding ATP-binding protein codes for MKTGQISILLIDDDEEDFLITEDLLGDITHQSYHLDWVHTYEDAQKELDRQAHDLYLVDYRLGIHSSLGLLKEARKKGYTKPMILLTGQGDPEVDAQAMREGAADFLVKGHFSADQLERSIRYAIQQAANLTQIRSLNAELEERVQRRTLELQLANEELSRSQWLYHSMANQFPSTLIAVLDPDMNLLLADGQELEAFGETRETMLGKSVYSLFEPDTHEKLTYFLQRVFGGESLDFDMHRKDQIYLIQGVPLNADGLESEQILIVFRNITLEKQAETEIKHALNKERQLNELKSRFISMASHEFRTPLSTILSSVSLIEKYTQTEQQPNRAKHVDRIKANVRNLTSILEDFLSISKLEEGKMEVRPSEFDLVELIQEVCEEMQSLAKPGQDLHIEAELDKQVHLDKHLTRNILLNLISNAIKYSGPDSRIHINLTDKEPHLKLSVKDEGIGIAEEEQIHLFERFYRAHNATHIQGTGLGLNIVHKYVSLMQGVIEFESEIDRGTTFTVTLPIQLPSGSLESITE; via the coding sequence ATGAAAACAGGCCAGATTTCCATATTGCTGATTGATGATGACGAGGAAGATTTCCTCATTACCGAGGATCTACTTGGAGACATCACCCATCAGTCCTACCATTTGGATTGGGTACACACGTATGAAGATGCCCAAAAGGAACTGGACCGACAGGCTCATGACCTGTATCTCGTGGATTATCGGCTGGGAATCCACTCTAGCCTCGGTTTGCTCAAGGAAGCAAGAAAAAAAGGCTACACCAAGCCCATGATTCTGCTGACCGGCCAAGGAGATCCAGAAGTGGATGCACAAGCCATGCGTGAAGGTGCAGCCGACTTTCTGGTCAAAGGACATTTTTCCGCAGATCAACTGGAGCGCTCCATTCGCTATGCGATCCAGCAAGCAGCCAATCTGACCCAAATCCGGTCGCTGAATGCTGAGTTGGAGGAGCGGGTGCAGCGAAGAACCCTTGAACTTCAATTGGCCAACGAAGAATTGTCCCGAAGTCAATGGCTCTATCACTCCATGGCCAATCAGTTTCCCAGCACCTTGATTGCGGTTCTTGACCCCGATATGAATTTGCTGCTGGCGGATGGTCAGGAATTGGAAGCTTTTGGAGAAACGCGGGAAACCATGCTGGGAAAGAGCGTCTACTCCCTATTCGAGCCAGATACCCATGAAAAATTGACCTATTTCCTCCAGCGTGTGTTTGGGGGGGAATCGCTCGACTTCGACATGCACCGCAAGGATCAAATCTACCTCATCCAAGGGGTGCCATTGAATGCCGATGGACTGGAGAGCGAGCAGATCCTGATTGTCTTCCGGAACATCACCCTAGAAAAGCAGGCGGAAACCGAGATCAAACACGCCCTGAATAAAGAACGCCAACTGAATGAGCTGAAATCACGGTTCATTTCCATGGCCTCTCACGAGTTTCGGACTCCGCTGAGTACCATCCTCTCATCAGTATCGCTCATCGAGAAATACACGCAAACCGAGCAGCAGCCCAATCGCGCCAAACACGTGGACCGCATCAAGGCCAATGTGCGTAATCTCACGAGTATTTTGGAAGACTTCCTGTCTATCTCCAAGCTGGAGGAGGGCAAAATGGAGGTACGGCCTTCAGAATTCGATTTGGTGGAATTGATTCAGGAGGTTTGCGAAGAAATGCAAAGTCTCGCCAAGCCCGGTCAAGACCTGCACATTGAGGCCGAGCTGGACAAACAGGTTCATTTGGACAAGCATTTGACCCGAAATATCCTACTCAACCTGATCTCCAACGCTATCAAGTATTCCGGACCGGACTCGCGAATCCACATTAACCTAACGGACAAGGAGCCGCATCTGAAGCTGTCGGTGAAAGATGAAGGGATTGGGATCGCCGAGGAAGAGCAGATCCATCTATTTGAACGATTTTATAGAGCCCACAATGCCACCCACATTCAAGGGACAGGTCTGGGACTCAATATTGTACATAAATATGTCAGCCTCATGCAGGGGGTCATCGAATTTGAAAGCGAAATCGACCGAGGTACGACCTTCACCGTTACCCTGCCCATCCAATTGCCCAGTGGGTCATTGGAATCCATTACAGAATAA
- a CDS encoding response regulator: MSTAKLPLLLIAEDDPEDRMLMADAMEECQWLGPSAFVEDGEELMNYLNRVEPYAHLRDENLPGLILLDLNMPRKDGREALEEIKADPRLETIPIVVFSTSRAEEDIHTTYQLGVNSFITKPANFANLVDMMKTIKKYWLEIVELP; the protein is encoded by the coding sequence ATGAGTACCGCCAAATTGCCTTTGTTATTGATTGCTGAAGATGATCCAGAAGATCGCATGCTGATGGCTGATGCGATGGAGGAATGTCAATGGCTGGGCCCGTCAGCATTTGTGGAAGATGGAGAGGAATTGATGAACTACCTCAATCGGGTGGAGCCTTATGCTCACCTCAGAGACGAAAATCTTCCGGGACTCATCCTGCTCGACCTGAATATGCCTCGCAAGGATGGCAGAGAAGCATTGGAAGAAATCAAAGCAGATCCAAGGCTCGAAACCATTCCGATTGTCGTGTTCAGTACTTCCCGCGCAGAAGAAGACATCCATACGACCTACCAGCTGGGGGTCAACTCATTCATCACCAAACCCGCGAACTTTGCCAACTTGGTGGACATGATGAAAACCATCAAGAAATACTGGCTGGAAATCGTCGAATTACCCTAA
- a CDS encoding PAS domain S-box protein: MNQLDQAIMLKAIFESAIDGIITISDRGVITAINPAAADIFGYHPDEITGRNISMLMPSPDREAHDRYIHNYLSSGTPKIIGIGREVHGLRKNGTVFPFRLAVAEMELEDGTRMFAGTIHELTKEKQAEASLKRYAAELERSNKDLEHFAYVSSHDLQEPLRKIQAFGSRIIDKEGEKLSEKGQDYLVRMLNASNRLQRLIEDLLSFSRVSTRANPFLPVDLEDIIGNVCQDLDLAIQENQATVTYRSLPHIHADEIQIHQLLQNLVSNGIKFRKPDVAPEIQIWGEEIHLDAESGMTVEPRVRIYVSDNGIGFEEKYLDRIFDMFQRLEGRKYEGSGIGLSICRRIAQRHGGDINAMSKPGQGSTFVIELAKHPKPQQWEMESKD; encoded by the coding sequence ATGAATCAACTAGATCAAGCGATCATGCTCAAGGCGATTTTTGAATCAGCCATCGATGGGATCATTACCATCAGCGACCGAGGCGTTATCACCGCCATCAATCCGGCAGCTGCGGATATCTTCGGATATCATCCCGACGAGATTACCGGGCGCAATATCTCCATGTTGATGCCTAGTCCGGATCGGGAAGCCCACGATCGATACATCCACAACTACCTGTCTAGCGGCACCCCCAAAATCATCGGAATTGGCCGAGAGGTCCATGGACTTAGAAAGAATGGGACAGTATTTCCTTTCCGATTGGCTGTGGCCGAAATGGAACTGGAGGATGGTACCCGGATGTTTGCAGGGACTATTCATGAACTGACCAAGGAAAAACAGGCTGAAGCCAGCCTCAAGAGATACGCAGCTGAACTTGAACGAAGCAACAAGGATTTGGAGCATTTTGCCTATGTCTCTTCGCATGATCTTCAGGAGCCCCTTCGGAAAATTCAGGCGTTTGGTTCGCGGATCATCGACAAGGAAGGCGAAAAGCTCAGTGAAAAAGGGCAGGATTACCTTGTGCGAATGCTCAACGCTTCCAATCGTCTCCAAAGGTTGATCGAGGATCTGCTGTCATTCTCAAGAGTCTCTACCCGTGCCAATCCTTTCCTGCCTGTAGATTTGGAGGATATCATCGGCAATGTCTGCCAGGATCTCGATCTAGCCATTCAGGAAAATCAGGCTACGGTCACCTACCGTTCATTGCCCCATATCCACGCCGACGAAATCCAAATTCACCAATTGCTTCAAAATCTGGTATCCAATGGAATCAAATTCCGGAAACCCGATGTAGCTCCAGAAATCCAGATCTGGGGAGAAGAGATTCATTTGGATGCGGAATCAGGCATGACGGTGGAGCCACGGGTAAGAATCTATGTTTCGGACAATGGGATCGGATTCGAGGAGAAATATCTGGATCGGATTTTTGATATGTTCCAGCGTCTCGAAGGCCGAAAATACGAGGGCTCGGGAATTGGGCTTTCCATCTGTCGCCGGATCGCCCAACGACATGGCGGAGATATCAATGCCATGAGCAAGCCCGGCCAAGGATCTACCTTTGTCATTGAATTGGCCAAACACCCGAAGCCTCAACAGTGGGAAATGGAGTCCAAAGACTGA
- a CDS encoding universal stress protein, with translation MISLERIMVALDLSTMDEHVIKYLANRVKSIKPAKIYFFNAQKSLELPPALKEEYPELVVPGDEEARAIMKAEVKRYFPEVEQYDVEYKVVEGSARREIIRWTNHKNINLLILGLKPANEGSGLLTVQVARNVPCSLLLVPKNPPKQTQKIWVASDFSDYGKLAWDTGASVAAATPGTELVLHHVYEVPSGYSKIGKTQEEFSNIMRIHAQKQFLEEQKRIESLNVPSSAVFTWNRSEASISKLVNDVAKENEADLIVVGTRGVRGLQAFFLGSVAAKLVQYCHEIPILLVRDPDTSFNLIDFIDSL, from the coding sequence ATGATCAGCCTCGAAAGAATCATGGTCGCATTGGATCTCTCCACCATGGATGAGCATGTGATCAAATACTTAGCTAACCGGGTCAAATCCATCAAGCCCGCTAAAATCTACTTTTTCAACGCCCAAAAGAGCCTAGAGCTCCCCCCTGCGCTCAAAGAAGAGTATCCAGAACTGGTAGTCCCCGGTGATGAGGAGGCCCGAGCCATCATGAAAGCCGAGGTCAAGCGGTATTTTCCCGAGGTGGAACAGTACGATGTCGAATACAAAGTGGTAGAAGGATCGGCCAGAAGGGAAATCATCCGATGGACCAATCATAAAAACATCAACCTGCTGATCCTCGGATTGAAGCCTGCGAATGAGGGAAGTGGCCTATTGACGGTCCAAGTCGCCCGAAATGTGCCATGCTCGCTTCTGCTCGTTCCCAAAAATCCTCCCAAACAAACTCAAAAAATCTGGGTCGCAAGTGATTTCTCCGATTATGGAAAATTGGCTTGGGATACAGGGGCAAGTGTTGCTGCGGCTACTCCAGGCACAGAACTGGTTCTACATCATGTGTATGAAGTGCCAAGTGGGTATTCCAAAATTGGGAAAACGCAGGAGGAATTCTCCAATATCATGCGCATCCATGCTCAGAAGCAGTTTCTGGAAGAGCAAAAGCGCATTGAAAGCCTAAACGTTCCCAGCAGTGCAGTTTTCACGTGGAATCGTTCGGAAGCATCCATTTCCAAATTGGTGAATGATGTCGCCAAGGAAAATGAAGCCGATCTGATCGTAGTCGGAACTCGTGGAGTCAGAGGATTGCAGGCATTTTTCTTGGGCTCCGTCGCGGCCAAACTCGTTCAGTATTGCCATGAAATCCCAATCCTGCTCGTGCGGGACCCAGATACCTCCTTTAACCTCATAGATTTCATCGATTCCTTATAA
- the ahcY gene encoding adenosylhomocysteinase — protein MSDVKTTYIPYKVKDISLADWGRKEIRLAEAEMPGLMSLREEYKGQKPLAGARIAGCLHMTIQTAVLIETLVDLGADVTWSSCNIFSTQDHAAAAIAEAGVPVYAWKGMTEEEFDWCIEQTLFFGEDRQPLNMILDDGGDLTNMVLDRYPELVKDIKGLSEETTTGVHRLYERMKNGTLPMPAINVNDSVTKSKFDNKYGCKESLVDAIRRATDVMLAGKVAVVAGYGDVGKGSAASLRGAGCRVIVTEIDPICALQAAMDGFEVKKMSNAVPRADIVVTATGNKDIIKGEHFKLMKDKTIVCNIGHFDNEIDIAWLNDNYGSSKVVVKPQVDLYNVEGNDIIILAEGRLVNLGCATGHPSFVMSNSFTNQTLAQLELWTNAEAYKNEVYTLPKHLDEKVARLHLAKIGVELEELSQDQAEYIGVTVEGPFKPEYYRY, from the coding sequence ATGTCTGACGTAAAGACAACTTACATTCCGTATAAAGTCAAGGATATTTCGCTCGCTGACTGGGGTAGAAAGGAAATCCGGTTGGCAGAGGCAGAAATGCCTGGTTTGATGTCCCTCCGTGAAGAATACAAAGGCCAGAAGCCTTTGGCTGGAGCGAGAATCGCCGGTTGCTTGCACATGACCATCCAGACAGCTGTATTGATCGAGACCCTTGTGGACCTCGGTGCAGACGTCACTTGGTCTTCTTGTAATATCTTCTCTACTCAGGATCATGCTGCTGCAGCAATCGCCGAAGCAGGAGTTCCCGTTTATGCTTGGAAAGGCATGACCGAGGAGGAATTCGATTGGTGTATCGAGCAGACGCTCTTCTTCGGTGAGGATCGTCAACCTTTGAACATGATCTTGGATGACGGTGGCGACTTGACCAACATGGTCCTCGACCGCTATCCTGAACTGGTGAAAGACATCAAAGGATTGTCTGAAGAGACTACTACGGGTGTTCACCGTCTGTACGAGCGCATGAAGAATGGCACGCTTCCAATGCCTGCCATCAACGTGAACGACTCTGTAACCAAGTCCAAATTCGATAACAAATACGGATGTAAAGAATCCCTCGTGGATGCCATCCGCCGTGCCACTGACGTGATGTTGGCTGGTAAGGTAGCAGTTGTTGCTGGATACGGTGACGTAGGGAAAGGTTCTGCAGCTTCTCTCCGTGGCGCTGGATGCCGTGTTATCGTAACCGAGATCGATCCAATCTGTGCGCTCCAAGCTGCTATGGATGGATTCGAAGTGAAGAAAATGTCCAACGCTGTCCCTCGTGCCGATATCGTAGTAACCGCTACCGGTAACAAAGACATCATCAAGGGCGAGCACTTCAAATTGATGAAGGATAAGACCATCGTCTGTAACATTGGTCACTTTGACAATGAAATCGACATCGCTTGGTTGAACGACAACTATGGTTCCTCCAAAGTCGTGGTTAAGCCTCAAGTCGATCTCTACAACGTTGAAGGCAATGACATCATCATCTTGGCGGAAGGCCGTCTGGTCAACCTCGGTTGCGCAACAGGTCACCCATCCTTTGTGATGTCTAACTCCTTCACCAACCAGACATTGGCTCAGTTGGAACTTTGGACCAATGCAGAGGCTTACAAAAACGAGGTGTACACATTGCCCAAGCACTTGGACGAAAAAGTGGCACGCTTGCACTTGGCCAAAATCGGTGTTGAGCTGGAAGAATTGAGCCAAGATCAGGCTGAATACATCGGCGTTACCGTTGAAGGTCCTTTCAAGCCAGAATACTACCGCTACTAG
- a CDS encoding ABC transporter permease/substrate-binding protein, which translates to MNELLTYFSDHNSDFLLQLGRHLELTFMSVLLAVGIGIPLGVWASRNKWAERIVLSIAGMFQTIPSIALLGFLIPFLGIGTQPAIVALFLYALLPIVRNTFTGIQEIDPAVREAAKGMGLSDWQLLTKVELPLAVPVIFAGIRTATVINVGVATLAAYIGAGGLGEFIFGGIALNNSTMMLAGALPAAGLALLLDGLLALLQSFPPRRLLQVVAVGLGLTVVAIGGNSLGSKEQLLAAYPPEFTGRPDGLLGLQATYGINLPYKAINSALIYDALNNAEVDVICGYSTDGRISSYGFVVLEDDRRTFPPYQAAPLVRQDRLIQSPEIGHALGRLSGKLDEVQMRDLNNQVDQDNLTPEEVAQNWLKNAGLLEGPSISSNGQTLTIASKSFTESYILAEMFGALIEHHSGFSVEYVHGLQGTKLCFDALLAGEVDLYPEYIGTGLTVLLSPSESELKSLNGDPEAVFSYVKDQFESAYELTWLSPLGFNNTYALLIRGETAKSTGIRSITDLVEYGQ; encoded by the coding sequence ATGAATGAATTGCTCACCTATTTCTCGGATCACAATTCGGACTTCCTGTTGCAACTAGGTAGGCATCTGGAATTGACCTTCATGTCGGTATTGCTGGCTGTGGGGATTGGGATTCCTCTAGGCGTATGGGCCAGCCGGAATAAATGGGCAGAAAGAATCGTACTCAGCATCGCTGGGATGTTCCAGACCATTCCCAGTATCGCCTTGTTGGGTTTTCTGATTCCGTTTCTGGGGATCGGCACACAACCAGCCATTGTCGCCTTGTTTCTGTATGCCCTACTCCCCATTGTCCGCAACACCTTCACGGGAATTCAGGAGATTGATCCTGCTGTACGTGAAGCTGCCAAGGGCATGGGCCTTTCTGATTGGCAATTGCTGACCAAGGTGGAGTTGCCGCTGGCCGTTCCTGTCATTTTTGCAGGAATCAGGACGGCTACCGTGATCAATGTAGGTGTGGCCACCTTGGCGGCCTACATTGGTGCTGGAGGTCTTGGGGAATTTATTTTCGGGGGAATCGCCTTGAACAATAGCACGATGATGTTGGCTGGCGCTTTGCCTGCAGCGGGTTTGGCTCTGCTGCTGGATGGGTTATTGGCTCTTTTGCAATCTTTTCCACCTAGACGATTGCTACAAGTCGTGGCTGTCGGGCTAGGCCTTACCGTTGTGGCAATTGGGGGGAATAGCCTTGGCTCAAAGGAACAATTGCTGGCTGCCTATCCACCGGAATTTACAGGCAGGCCGGATGGCCTTTTGGGACTTCAAGCTACTTATGGGATAAATCTGCCCTATAAAGCGATCAATTCAGCCCTGATCTACGATGCGCTCAACAATGCCGAAGTGGATGTCATTTGTGGGTATTCTACGGATGGGCGAATTTCCTCTTATGGATTTGTCGTACTCGAAGACGACCGACGCACCTTTCCCCCCTATCAGGCTGCCCCACTGGTTCGTCAGGACCGATTGATCCAATCCCCGGAAATTGGTCATGCCCTCGGTAGACTGTCGGGAAAATTGGATGAAGTCCAGATGCGGGATCTCAACAATCAGGTAGACCAAGACAATCTCACACCCGAGGAAGTCGCGCAAAATTGGCTGAAAAATGCAGGACTTTTGGAGGGCCCAAGCATTTCGAGCAACGGGCAAACCCTGACCATTGCTTCCAAAAGTTTCACGGAGAGCTATATTTTGGCAGAAATGTTCGGGGCACTCATCGAGCATCATTCCGGATTTTCGGTGGAATATGTTCATGGTCTTCAAGGGACAAAACTATGCTTCGATGCACTCCTGGCAGGGGAGGTCGATCTGTATCCAGAGTATATCGGAACTGGCCTGACCGTATTGCTTTCTCCTTCCGAATCGGAGCTAAAATCGCTAAATGGAGATCCTGAGGCTGTTTTTTCGTATGTCAAGGATCAGTTTGAATCAGCGTATGAATTGACTTGGCTCTCCCCCTTGGGATTCAACAACACCTATGCGCTGTTGATCCGTGGCGAAACCGCAAAAAGTACAGGAATTCGGAGCATCACAGATTTGGTGGAATACGGCCAATGA
- a CDS encoding ATP-binding cassette domain-containing protein — protein sequence MQIEVRNLKKQFGRTVAVKDLSFTVKSGSTLVLLGTSGCGKTTTLKMINRLIKPTSGDILFDGSPTARYSATEIRRKIGYVIQKGGLFPHYTVRQNITLLPDLLGWPSSQKAQRVDLLAEKLHIDRTLLDRYPHELSGGQQQRVSLARALAANPPVMLLDEPFGALDPITRTHIQDEFLQLDELQDTTTLIVTHDVSEACKLADVICLMDAGKIRQMGSPKELLFQPADEFVRSFFDHKRLELQFKLLSISELTDWLPLAQAPFTQSLDPKASVADALTHFSRADHPLAYAHRGQHYLITPASLMEANSQYLSSLAVS from the coding sequence ATGCAGATCGAAGTCAGAAACCTCAAGAAGCAATTTGGGCGAACCGTAGCGGTTAAGGATCTCTCTTTTACCGTCAAATCCGGAAGCACCCTGGTTCTCCTCGGAACGAGTGGTTGCGGCAAAACCACTACCCTCAAAATGATCAACCGGCTCATCAAGCCTACTTCTGGGGACATTCTGTTTGACGGCTCTCCTACGGCTCGATATTCTGCCACGGAGATTCGCAGGAAAATTGGGTACGTCATCCAAAAAGGCGGCCTATTCCCCCATTACACCGTCCGCCAGAATATCACACTCCTTCCGGATTTGCTGGGATGGCCCTCATCTCAAAAGGCTCAGAGAGTAGATCTATTGGCTGAAAAACTGCACATCGACCGGACATTGCTAGATCGGTATCCTCATGAATTAAGTGGGGGTCAGCAGCAACGCGTGAGCTTGGCTAGGGCTTTGGCTGCGAATCCTCCTGTCATGCTGTTGGATGAACCTTTCGGGGCATTGGACCCCATTACCCGGACGCATATTCAGGATGAATTTCTCCAACTCGATGAACTTCAGGACACCACGACGCTTATCGTCACCCATGATGTCTCAGAAGCCTGTAAGCTCGCTGATGTCATTTGTCTGATGGATGCCGGCAAAATCCGCCAAATGGGTTCCCCGAAAGAATTGCTCTTCCAGCCTGCGGATGAATTTGTCCGATCCTTCTTCGATCACAAACGCCTCGAACTTCAGTTCAAGCTATTGTCGATTTCAGAGCTGACCGATTGGCTGCCATTGGCACAGGCTCCCTTCACCCAGTCGCTGGACCCCAAAGCTTCGGTGGCGGATGCTTTGACACATTTCTCTCGTGCAGACCATCCTTTAGCGTATGCGCATAGAGGTCAGCATTACCTCATCACCCCCGCTTCCCTGATGGAGGCGAATTCACAGTATTTATCCTCCCTGGCTGTATCATGA
- the folE gene encoding GTP cyclohydrolase I FolE, translated as MKPNETLWNSQPNGSNGHNGHHSGKHGLHEEIGDNHIATSVETPLRSDAFEVDDDSKVEQITDKFREIMDILGLDLQDDSLSGTPHRVAKMFVKEIFSGLNPANKPRISLFNNEYQYNQMLVEKNISFNSTCEHHFLPIVGKAHVAYISSGKVVGLSKLNRIVRYFALRPQVQERMTRQIAEELKSILETEDVAVLIDAHHMCVSARGVKDHTSSTVTADYSGKFQDPKVREEFLKYVEM; from the coding sequence ATGAAACCGAACGAAACTTTGTGGAATTCCCAGCCTAATGGGAGCAACGGCCACAACGGTCACCACTCAGGGAAACACGGGCTTCATGAAGAGATTGGCGACAACCACATCGCTACCTCTGTCGAAACCCCACTCCGATCCGACGCCTTTGAGGTAGACGATGATTCTAAAGTCGAGCAAATCACAGATAAATTCCGTGAAATCATGGATATTCTGGGACTCGATTTGCAGGATGACAGTCTTTCAGGAACACCACATAGGGTGGCAAAAATGTTCGTCAAGGAGATTTTTAGCGGGTTGAACCCAGCGAACAAACCACGGATTTCCCTATTCAATAACGAGTACCAATACAACCAAATGCTCGTGGAAAAGAATATCTCCTTCAATTCCACTTGTGAGCACCACTTCCTTCCGATCGTAGGAAAAGCCCATGTGGCCTATATTTCTAGCGGAAAAGTCGTGGGGTTGTCAAAACTCAACCGTATCGTCCGCTATTTTGCGTTGCGTCCGCAGGTTCAGGAGCGCATGACCAGACAGATTGCCGAGGAGCTCAAAAGCATTCTCGAAACAGAAGATGTCGCAGTCTTGATTGACGCTCATCACATGTGCGTAAGTGCCCGCGGAGTCAAAGACCACACGAGTAGCACAGTAACTGCTGATTATTCAGGTAAATTCCAAGACCCGAAAGTCCGGGAGGAATTTTTGAAATATGTAGAGATGTAA
- a CDS encoding 6-carboxytetrahydropterin synthase, protein MRASVFRKAHFNAAHRLHNPNWDDETNQRVFGKCNNPNFHGHNYNLTVKVTGAIDPETGYVVDMKILNDLIEAHVLQKFDHKNLNLDTTEFKSLNPTAENIAAVIWQLLRAELDESLDLSVRLYETERNFVEFPA, encoded by the coding sequence ATGAGAGCTTCCGTATTTCGAAAAGCGCATTTCAATGCCGCTCATCGGCTACACAACCCCAACTGGGACGACGAGACCAATCAGCGTGTTTTTGGCAAATGCAATAACCCAAACTTCCATGGCCACAATTACAACTTGACCGTGAAGGTCACCGGGGCCATCGATCCGGAAACGGGCTATGTGGTGGATATGAAGATTCTGAACGATCTCATTGAAGCCCACGTATTGCAGAAGTTTGATCACAAGAATCTTAACCTAGACACAACCGAATTCAAATCTTTGAATCCGACGGCGGAAAACATCGCCGCGGTCATCTGGCAGCTCCTTCGAGCAGAGTTGGATGAATCACTCGATTTAAGTGTAAGATTGTATGAAACCGAACGAAACTTTGTGGAATTCCCAGCCTAA